The DNA window GGCCACGGCGCCCTCCTCGGTTCGAGACCCACGCTGGAATTCTGCATGTAATTTATTACTTTGCAAGCAACAAATTACTTTGCATATAAATCATGTCAGCCGCCAGCGGATCCTGAACAAGGGCACGCTATGGCTGCGCTGGTTCATCCGCCGCTCCAAGACCGCGATCAGGGAATCCCGCTTGGCCTCGATCTCGTCCTCGACATCGAAGATCTCCTGCCGCTGGCGGCGCTGCTGGCGTTCCAGGGCCTTGATCTCATCCTGGACGCCCGCCTGCTGCTCAACGGTGCCGGCGGCGCGCGCGCGCCGCTTAGCGTCCTTCAGGCGCGCCTTGGTGTCGTGGAGGGACTGCTCGGCCGCCAGCAACTGGTCCTCGGCCCATTGGTCGAGCTTCTCGCGCTCGGCCTGGAAGTAGGTGTTGTTCTCTTCCAGCGCCTTGGCCAGGGCCGCATCGATCTGGCGGCGGACGTTGGCCTCGAAGTTGGCCGGCAAGGCAGCCGCATTCGCAGCGTCTGGGCCGAGGGCCCGGCCAGGCAACTCCAGCATGCGGCTGCAGACGTCCGTGTCGAGCCAGGCACCGTCGTCGGCCTGTGCGCTGAAGACGAGGTGCTCTTCAAGCTGGAAGCTCTCCAGTTCGAGCAGATTGAGCTCCAGCCAGCCAGCCTTTGCCGGCAATTGCTCCAGCACCGCGATGCGCTGACCGGCGGCACCGAGGTCGAACGCGATCTCGGCCACCGGGGTGTCGAGTCGCCGGCCCGTGTCCAGCACATGCTCGCCCAAGGGATGGCTTAACCGGTAGACATGGCCGTCCTCTGGCGACGCCTGGCCCTTGCGGATGAGGTGATAGGTGCCGGTCGACGCATCGGACGTCGGCGCCTGCGGCAGCACGAATGACAGATGGGCGTCATCGAAACGCGCCTGCTCGCCGAGCACGTGGTGGGTCAGGCGCCAGAACAGAGCGCTGATGCGATCAAGCTGAACGATGGCCTGCTCGCGATTCAGACGCAATCGTTCGACGACGCCGGTATCGAACGTGGCCAGCAACGCCTCTTCGGTTTGTCGCATCCGCGCTTGGATGCTTTCGTCCAGCTCCTCGCGCAACGCAGCAAAGGCCGTGTCAATCTCAACCGGCGTGCGGCAGGTGTCGAAGATATCGGCGATGCGCCGCTCGATGTCGATGCTGCTTTCGAGGCGGCCGAGGATCTCGTCGGAAGCGCCGAACACGCCGTCGAACAGGTGAAACTTCTCAGACAGCAGCTCCAGCACGCGCTGGTCGGCGGCGTTGCTCTGGTTGAGGAAGTTGATCACCACCACATCGTGCTTCTGCCCATAGCGATGGCAGCGACCGATGCGTTGCTCGACGCGCTGGGGATTCCATGGCAGGTCGTAGTTCACGACCAGGGCACAGAACTGCAGGTTGATGCCCTCGGCGCCGGCCTCGGTACAGATCAAAATTTCAGCCTGGTCGCGGAAGTGATCGATGACTGCGGTCCGGCGATCAATGGCATGGCTGCCCGTCACCCGGTCGCTGCCGGCATGCGCGGTCTGCCAGCGCTGGTAGATGCCGTTGAGGCCAGGGTCATTGGCCCGACCACTGAACTTGACCACCCGGCCGGCGTGGCCATGGGCTTCCAGAAAGCGGGCGAGATAGTCCTGGGTCCGGACGGACTCGGTGAAGATCACGACCTTGCGCGGCGCCCCGATGGCAGCCATGCGCTGGAAGCCCGTCTCCAATGCGCCCAGCAACGCGTGGGATTTCCGGTCCTCGCGTACCCCGCGGGCGACCAGGAGGTACTGCTCCAGCTCGACAATCTCGGCACGGAGCTTCTGCGGATCGATGTCGGGTGCACCGCCGCCGTCAAGTTTGCTGTCTTCTGCGGACTCGTCGTCCTCATCGAGGATGTCCGCATCGAATTCTTCGTCCCCGATCAGCTGAGCGAGCCAGTCACCCTGTTCGGCCTGCTGGTCCTCCAGCCGCCGCAGACGGGTCAGGATCGCCTCCAGCGTCGCTACAACGGCCTCTGTGGACGACGCGAGCAGTTTGCGAAGGATGAGACCCACCAAGTGCCGCTGGCGCACTGGAACGCCGTACGTGTCATCCCTGAGCAGGTAGCCAGACACCAGGTCGTAGACACATTGCTCGTCATCGCCCGGGATGAACGGAAACGTCAACGCCTTGCGGGCGGTGTACTGCACGTACTCCAGGACATCGCGACGCAGGGTGCGCTTGGTGAAGTCCGCCAAGCGGGCACGCAAGCCAGGCAGGGCCGAGTCGCCGCGCATGAAGCGGGTACGGAAGCTGACCCGGTCACCGAAGAGGTGGTCGTCGATGAGAGTCGACAGGCCGTACAGCTCCAGCAGGGAGTTCTGCAGGGGCGTGGCGGTCAGCAGCAGCTTGCGGGCGCCCGCCAAGGAGCGCTTGATCGACTGGCCGGTGTAGTGGCTTTCGCGGTACGCGTTACGGAGCTTGTGAGCTTCGTCGAGGACGGCCAGGTCCCATCGAACCGATGAGACGGCCTTCTCCATCCGGGCCGCGAAGTGGATTGAGACGATGCTGATGACGTCCTGGTCGAATGGGTTGTAGACGCCGTCATTGCGTGCCTGGTTCCAGGTGGTTGCATCCAGAACCTGGGTGGGCAGGTGGAACTTCTCGCTGAGCTCGGTCGCCCATTGCTTGCGGAGGGACGCGGGGCAGATCACCAGGAGTCGACGTCGGCGCTCGGCCCAATACTGACCCAGGACCAACGCCGCTTCGATGGTCTTGCCGAGGCCGACTTCGTCGGCGAGCAGCACGCCCTTGGACAGCGGGTTCTGGAGGGCGAACAGCGCCGCTTCGATCTGGTGGGGATTGAGGTCTACCGCTGCATCGAACAGGGCTTGGCCGATGCGGTCCAAGTCGCCCCCGCGCCGGCGCCTGGTTAGTTCCCACGCGAAGTATTTGGCTTGGTAGTCGGTCGTAGTCATGAGTCCCCCTGCACGCGATCGTAGCAAGGAGACGTTTTCCGGAGGGGCCGTCTTCCACCTATTACTATCTCTACGGAGCAGGGGGGGTGCTCCAACAAAAGGAGGTCCACGCGCTACGGCTACTTTTTGGAGGACGCCCCCAACCTCCCTATATTCTTACAGGAGCACCCCCCATTATTTTGGTCATGAGGTGCGATCCGGATGCATCGAATGGACTGGGCCGCTGACCCTAGTCTCCCGCGGAAATCCTCGTTCGGCTGACCGCCCCGCCTACTCAATGCGCCGGAGCGAATGGTTGAGATTCGAATCGGCTGCAGCCGTTGCCGGGGCTAGGCTTGCGCTGTACGCGCCGCTTGAATGGTCGAGATTTCCTGAAAGAGGACGCGGTGCTGGGGGGAGTGCCCACAAATCTCGACCATTGGCTTTCTGGCCGGAGCCAAACTTGAACCCAACACGTTGATCTGAAATGGGATTTCATCGCTGCTGATGCTTCAGGAATCTCGATCATTCCGTCTGCCAAGTGTTCGGAACGCGCGGCTAGGCACAATCCGACGGGGAGTTGGCCGAAGCATCTTGGGTATCGGCCGATGCAAGGCCGGATCTTCAAAGCCATTCGGTGGACGGCGCAGCTCAGTCCAGAGCTGCTGGGCCAGCCGCTTCAACACATTGAGTGATCTCATTTCAGTCTCCTGACGCCGGGCAGTTCCATGGTCGCGCTCCTTCTGCGCGGCATCCAAGACCGACAAGCAACCGTCCGTCCGAGGCGAATCTGTCCGGTCTCGGGCGCATGGTGGCCGGCTGCTACTCCTAGATCAACGGGAGGAGCCATGGCCACCAGTAACCCCATGCACCAACCCGACTTCCAATCTCGGTTCCAGGCGGCCGTGAAATGGCTTCAGGCATGGCCGTGGCGAACAGAAGCCGCGGATCGGCGGTTTGCCTTTGAGCTGTCACTTGCCTGGGCAAGGCGTGTGATCTATGCCGGGGACGACCCGCGGTCCTGCGATCAACAGGGACTGGTCTGGAACCTGTGGGCTGCATTCCGGGAGATTCACGGAGACGAGCCTTCAGAGCACATCACGGTCGTGTTCGTTGCGGTCTTCAACTACTGGCTTCGTTCATCCGAAGCGCTTGAGGCCATGCTTGCGGAGAACTAACGAACCTTGGCCGTCTTACCTGCCCGCTTGGATGGCGTCAGGCGCCCTAGATCGCGCCGGGTGCGCGCCTCGAACTCGGCAACCACCTCCAGGAAGTCACGTCCCAACACCTGGCACATGTCACGCAGTTCGATGACATCAAGCCGTCTGACGCCGCGCTCCACATCGGAGACAAAGGACTGGCTCCGATTCAACTGAACAGAAAGTTCCGCCTGAGTGACCCCGGCGCGCACTCGCTCCTCGCGAACCAGTTCGCGTAAGAGGCTGTACTCGGGGCGATGAATCGTCTTTGGCATGGCCGCACAGGTCTTGGCGGCTATGCAAGCTATATGCGATCTTTAGATATCTGAAAATCAGATACGCGCCGCTAATCACAAAGGACCGAGTCCATGGAACGCCTGTCTGCCCTGCTGCTAGTCATGATCTGCACCACTGCGAGCGGCGGGGCGTCCGCACAAGTGTCGGCCAGTCCCTCCGATTGGGAGCTGAAGGGTCTAAAGCTCGATATGACGATCGAGGAGGTCAAGGCCAGGTTTCCGGCCTCGGAGTGCAAGACCCGCGCCCCTGGCATCGAGATGTGCATCGACAAGACCGCAACCTTCGCGGGTGGCTCGGCGCACCTCGTGACCAAGTTCCTCGACGGCCAACTGGTCAGCATCACGCTCAACCGCATCTCAATCGAGCAGACCGAGAGCGCGGGGCAGGGCCTCATCGCCAAGTTCGGCGCCCCCCCCCCCCCACCAGAACGTCTCGCGGCGCAAGTACATCGAGAGCACGGGCAAGAACCGCATGGTGACGTTCCTGACGTGGCAGACCGGCGATGTTGCCATCAATGTCGACCCGATGGATCAGTTCGTCAGCAAGACAAAGACCAACTACGGCTCGGTCAGCCTGATGTACCGCGACAAGCACAATTCCATCTGGTTACCCCGAGCACGGAACCCTAATGCGGGTGTGCCGACGGATATCTAGGGAACAATCCGCAATCCTCATAGATGCCCAACCGCCATAGGTGCCCACTCGATGGGTAGGCACCTATGGCTGCGACGGCATCAATGGGCGCTTGGCATGTGCCAAAGCACCCGACTGCCCGGACCAAATCCATCCCGTTCACGAACGATGGCCAAGCGATCACTGGCCAGACGAACCATCTTCTTGGTGTATCCGGCACCCATCGCCTGATCGATAACCTCCGCGGCGGGCTTCGGTCCACTGGACAGGTACGACCTAAGCCAGGCATCGATCTCGTCCAAATTTCTGCCCACGCCAGGCTCTCTGTCTTCAAACTGGCTCATCAGGTCGCTGACACTGCCCTCCAGCTACTGCTGCCAAGCGATCCTGGAAGCTGGCACACCCTCGGCAACATCGATGGCCTCGACGCCGTAGCCGAAACCACCGCCGTCTGGGCCCAGGTTGCTCTTGGCTCGAATCAATGCCCGCGGCCTCTCATCCGCGTCACCTCGGCCGCTTACGGTCACCAGCACCACTCTGGCGACAGCCGCGAAGGCCAAACTGCCGGTGACCCGCTCGACGGCGTCTCGACCAGCCGTCCCCTTCGAGAAGTGAGAGATGCCGAGAACACAAGCCCCGGTGTGCTGGGCAAGGTCGACGACTGGCTGGAGATTTCGCCTGACCTCCGTGTTCTTGTGACTATCGCCACTGACCGCGCTGACGATGGGATCGAGGATGACCACCCGGACATTCCCCATCCGGTGCATCGCCTCCTCCAACAGAGGCAGATCCAACGCTGGGTCGAATACCCTGCTGCGCTCGTCCGTCGCGACACGTTGGATCACGTGCACGTTCGACCGATCGGCGTCCGCCGCGATCAAACGCGGGATCAAGGTGTGCTCCAGGCCGTCCTCCCCGGTCCAGATCAACACCTTCCCAGCCGGCGCAACTGTGTTGTCTGGCCAAGTGCCACCGCGACTCACTACTGCTGCAACCTCCATGGCCAGGGTGGTCTTGCCAGACCCGGGAGCGCCGGCAAGCAGATGCAGTTCACCGCCGGCCAGGAAATCCCGCCAGACCCAAGAGATCGCCACCGGCACGACGAGGTCCGTTCGCACCATTTCGACGCGCACTTCCCTCGTGCGCCTATCTTCCTCAAGCCGCCTATAGGCGAGTTCTTCCAAGGATTCAGCGGACACGGAAGACCTCCCGCGCCATGGCAATCCGTTCGCAAGCGCTCGCCAGACGGTCGTGCGCTGAATCATAGAGCGGTATCCCTGCACGCAACGTATCAGAAGCCGCAAGTACGAGTTCAAGTTCGAAAGAAACGCCATCAATCGCGACAGCACGGTGCGTGTCCGCCAGTCGGCGTTTCAGCTCGGCCCTGTCGCTTTGCGACATGTGTGTCGTCGTAGTGCGGACGAACAAGTCCGCCAGCGTCAGCCCAAGCGATTGCACAATGTCGAGTGCGCTACATTCAGCGAAGCACTTGAGCAGCACACGGCCATCATCCGCCTCCGTAACCGAGAGGCTTGGCTTCCGGTCAGGGTGGCTCGGGCACTTAGCCATCCAGCCGGGACCGTTCCTCCGGACGCCGTCGAGTCCATTGACGACAAGATCCACAGGGCGAACACCTAACCCGGCAGTGGATCTGCGGAACGATGGCGCCGCCGCAGTTACTCGTATAGGCTGTGAATCGAGAGACGTCCGGCTAGGATTCTCTTGCTCTCCGAAGCCCGCCCCGCCAGGCGGGCTTCGGTCTTTTGGGGGACTCAACATGGCGCTTCCCCACTGACGTTTTCTCGATCAGCCAGCACAACTTGGATCCAAGCCTGGACCTCCTGCTCGGACCAAAGCCGCATTCCGCCATGCTTGATGCCCTTCGGGAATCGCCCGCCTGACCAAGCCGACCGAAACGTGGTGCGGCTGTAGCCGATCAGCCTAAGGACTTCCTTCTCTCTGATCAGTCGATCGTGTTGCATGTGTCCGGCCTCCGGTACCCAGTTGTTGTCCTGAGCATTACAGTAGTAGCCGATAGCAGCGCATGCGTGCCGTATCTGGCCCGAAATCGACCTGAATTCCGGTGGCCGGCTGCCGGGCGACCTGGCGCCAACTGTGATCGAGCCGTTGGACTAGCTACATCAGATGCTCCTGCCAACGGAGCTTGCCGATGTCGATCCTGCTGATTGCAACGTGTTTCCTTTTCCTTTTTGCTGTCGCAGGCCTGGTCGCTGCCGCCACTGAATCTACTGGCCCGGCCGAATCACAAGACAACGATGATCCAGACGCGGCTGGACACGCCGAGCTGCAATGGCTGTTTGATGACTCAGCGCCCCCCATCGCCTGGCAGCCACCGGATCTGCCTTGGACCGAGGAGCTAGACTCGTACTCGCCCGTGCTGGACGAGTCGGACTTCCACGTCGGCGCCTTTTCCTGTCACGACTGGGGCGACGGAACTGGATCGGGCTGGTAGCGGCCGATGCTCGTCGAGTGGCGACATCGGATGGCCAGAAACGAAGAAGCCGCCCGTTTGAAGGGGCGGCTTTCCGTATATTTTCCGTACGAACGACTTGGGTACCAGCCTGACATGCCGCAAGTCATTGGTCTAATTGGTGGGCGGTACAGGGTTCGAACCTGTGACCCCTACCATGTCAAGGTAGTGCTCTACCGCTGAGCTAACCGCCCGGTGTGCCCCTTTGCAGGGGCGCGAATTCTAGCCCGGAACCGGGTGCGGCGACAAGTGTGGTCGCCGGTCGGCGCTAGCCCAGGCTGGCTTCCTTGAGTTTGCGGATCTCGTCGCGCAGGCGCGCGGCGTCCTCGAATTCCAGATCGCGCGCGTGCTGGTACATCTCCTGCTCCAGCGCCTTGATGCGGGCGGCGGCCTGGGCCGGGTTCAACGGCAGGGCGTACTCGGCCCGATCTTCGCTGACGCGACGCTTGCCCTTGCCCGACTTGGCTTCACCGGCATCGCGCGCGCCTTCCAGGATGTCGACGATGGGTTTGTGCACCGATTTCGGGATGATGCCGTGCTCGGCGTTGAACTCCACCTGCTTCTCGCGGCGGCGGCTGGTTTCGTCGATGGCCGCCTGCATCGAGCGGGTCATCTTGTCCGCATACAGGATGGCCTTGCCGCGCAGGTTGCGGGCGGCGCGGCCGATGGTCTGGATCAACGAGCCGGTGGAACGCAGAAAGCCCTCCTTGTCCGCATCCAGGATCGCCACCAGCGACACTTCGGGCATGTCCAGGCCTTCGCGCAGCAGGTTGATGCCGACCAGTACGTCGAACTTGCCCAGGCGCAGATCGCGGATGATCTCCACGCGCTCCACGGTGTCCACGTCCGAGTGCAGATAGCGCACCTTGATGCCGTGTTCGCCCAGGTACTCGGTCAGGTTCTCGGCCATGCGCTTGGTCAGCGTGGTGACCAGCACACGGTCCCCCCAGGACACGCGCTCGTTGATCTGCGATAGCAGGTCGTCGACCTGGGTGCCGACCGGGCGGATTTCCACTTCCGGATCGACCAGGCCGGTGGGACGCACCACCAGTTCGGTGATCTCACCGTTGGACTCGCGCAGTTCGTAGGGGCCCGGCGTCGCCGACACATAGATGCTGCGTGGCGAGCGTTCTTCCCATTCCTCGAAGCGCAAAGGCCGGTTGTCCAGCGCTGACGGCAGGCGGAAACCGAACTCCACCAGCGTTTCCTTGCGCGAGCGGTCGCCCTTGTACATGGCGCCAATCTGCGGAATGGTCACGTGCGATTCGTCGATGACCAGCAAGGCGTCGGCGGGCAGATAGTCGAACAGCGTCGGCGGCGGATCGCCCGGCGACTTGCCGGTCAGGTGGCGCGAGTAGTTTTCGATGCCCGAGCAGTAGCCGACTTCGGCCATCATCTCCAGATCGAACTGGGTGCGCTGGGCCAGCCGTTGCGCTTCCACCAGCTTGTTCTGCGCGTACAGGTTTTCCAGGCGGTCCTTCAACTCAACCTTGATGGTTTCAATCGCGGTCAACACGCGCTCGCGCGTGGTGGCGTAGTGGGTCTTCGGGTAGATGGTGTAGCGCTGCAGCTTGCGCAGCGATTCGCCGGTCAGCGGGTCGAACAGGGTCAGGTTTTCCACGTCGCCGTCGAACAGCTCGATGCGCAGCGCCTCGCTGTCGCTTTCGGCCGGGTGTACATCGATGACCTCGCCGCGTACGCGGAAGGTGCCGCGCTGCAGCTCGTACTCGTTGCGGGTGTACTGCAACTGGGTCAGGTGCTTGATCAGTTCGCGCTGGTCGATGTGCTCGCCCAGCGACAGGATCAGCCGCAGCGACAGATAGTCCTCGGGCGCACCCAGGCCGTAGATGGCCGACACCGTCGCCACCACCAGCGCATCGCTGCGCGAGAGCAGGGTCTTGGTCGCGGCCAGGCGCATCTGCTCGATGTGTTCGTTGATCGAACTGTCCTTCTCGATGAAGGTGTCCGACGACGGAACGTAGGCTTCCGGCTGGTAGTAGTCGTAGTAGCTGACGAAGTACTCCACCGCGTTGTGCGGGAAGAACGACTTGAACTCACCATACAGCTGCGCGGCCAGGGTCTTGTTGGGCGCCATCACCAAGGTGGGCTTCTGTATCTGCTGCACCACGTTGGCGATGGTGTAGGTCTTGCCCGAACCCGTCACGCCCAGCAGGGTCTGCTTGGCCAGGCCGGCTTCAAAGTTGGCCACCAGCTTGTCGATGGCGCGCGGCTGATCACCAGCCGGCGAATACGGGGATACCAGTTGAAAGCGATCCGACATGGGCCTGCCTCTGATGCGATCTGTGAGTATAGCGGCGCAGCGATGACGGACACGTGCGGAGTAGTCCTACGCGCGGATCAGAATTTCGCCGATGGCGTGCCCTTGTCGTGGCGGTGAAGCTGAACCCTCCCATCACTGCCTGGAGATTTCATGCGCCGGACGCGCCTTAATTTCGAATCCCGCCGCCGATCATGGCCGGCCCATCGGCCCCACGGACTCAGCCTGCTGGAGCTGATGATCACGGTGGCCCTCACCGCGATACTGCTGACCCTGGCCGTGCCGTCCTACCAGCGCTTCATGGAACGCAACCGCGCGGACACCGCCACCTACCTGCTGACCTCGTTGTTTGCTTCCGCGCGCGCCACCGCCGTCACCTATCGCCGGATCACTTCGGTCTGCCCCACCGATGGCACCTCACCCTGGTGCACCTCGGATGGCGACTGGAGCCATGGCTGGTTGATGTTCACCGACCCCGATGGTGATCGCCAGCCTGACACGCCCGATGAAGTGCTGCGGCATGAA is part of the Pseudoxanthomonas indica genome and encodes:
- a CDS encoding SNF2-related protein produces the protein MTTTDYQAKYFAWELTRRRRGGDLDRIGQALFDAAVDLNPHQIEAALFALQNPLSKGVLLADEVGLGKTIEAALVLGQYWAERRRRLLVICPASLRKQWATELSEKFHLPTQVLDATTWNQARNDGVYNPFDQDVISIVSIHFAARMEKAVSSVRWDLAVLDEAHKLRNAYRESHYTGQSIKRSLAGARKLLLTATPLQNSLLELYGLSTLIDDHLFGDRVSFRTRFMRGDSALPGLRARLADFTKRTLRRDVLEYVQYTARKALTFPFIPGDDEQCVYDLVSGYLLRDDTYGVPVRQRHLVGLILRKLLASSTEAVVATLEAILTRLRRLEDQQAEQGDWLAQLIGDEEFDADILDEDDESAEDSKLDGGGAPDIDPQKLRAEIVELEQYLLVARGVREDRKSHALLGALETGFQRMAAIGAPRKVVIFTESVRTQDYLARFLEAHGHAGRVVKFSGRANDPGLNGIYQRWQTAHAGSDRVTGSHAIDRRTAVIDHFRDQAEILICTEAGAEGINLQFCALVVNYDLPWNPQRVEQRIGRCHRYGQKHDVVVINFLNQSNAADQRVLELLSEKFHLFDGVFGASDEILGRLESSIDIERRIADIFDTCRTPVEIDTAFAALREELDESIQARMRQTEEALLATFDTGVVERLRLNREQAIVQLDRISALFWRLTHHVLGEQARFDDAHLSFVLPQAPTSDASTGTYHLIRKGQASPEDGHVYRLSHPLGEHVLDTGRRLDTPVAEIAFDLGAAGQRIAVLEQLPAKAGWLELNLLELESFQLEEHLVFSAQADDGAWLDTDVCSRMLELPGRALGPDAANAAALPANFEANVRRQIDAALAKALEENNTYFQAEREKLDQWAEDQLLAAEQSLHDTKARLKDAKRRARAAGTVEQQAGVQDEIKALERQQRRQRQEIFDVEDEIEAKRDSLIAVLERRMNQRSHSVPLFRIRWRLT
- a CDS encoding helix-turn-helix domain-containing protein, translated to MPKTIHRPEYSLLRELVREERVRAGVTQAELSVQLNRSQSFVSDVERGVRRLDVIELRDMCQVLGRDFLEVVAEFEARTRRDLGRLTPSKRAGKTAKVR
- a CDS encoding AAA family ATPase; protein product: MSAESLEELAYRRLEEDRRTREVRVEMVRTDLVVPVAISWVWRDFLAGGELHLLAGAPGSGKTTLAMEVAAVVSRGGTWPDNTVAPAGKVLIWTGEDGLEHTLIPRLIAADADRSNVHVIQRVATDERSRVFDPALDLPLLEEAMHRMGNVRVVILDPIVSAVSGDSHKNTEVRRNLQPVVDLAQHTGACVLGISHFSKGTAGRDAVERVTGSLAFAAVARVVLVTVSGRGDADERPRALIRAKSNLGPDGGGFGYGVEAIDVAEGVPASRIAWQQ
- a CDS encoding AlpA family phage regulatory protein, with the protein product MQHDRLIREKEVLRLIGYSRTTFRSAWSGGRFPKGIKHGGMRLWSEQEVQAWIQVVLADRENVSGEAPC
- the uvrB gene encoding excinuclease ABC subunit UvrB; the protein is MSDRFQLVSPYSPAGDQPRAIDKLVANFEAGLAKQTLLGVTGSGKTYTIANVVQQIQKPTLVMAPNKTLAAQLYGEFKSFFPHNAVEYFVSYYDYYQPEAYVPSSDTFIEKDSSINEHIEQMRLAATKTLLSRSDALVVATVSAIYGLGAPEDYLSLRLILSLGEHIDQRELIKHLTQLQYTRNEYELQRGTFRVRGEVIDVHPAESDSEALRIELFDGDVENLTLFDPLTGESLRKLQRYTIYPKTHYATTRERVLTAIETIKVELKDRLENLYAQNKLVEAQRLAQRTQFDLEMMAEVGYCSGIENYSRHLTGKSPGDPPPTLFDYLPADALLVIDESHVTIPQIGAMYKGDRSRKETLVEFGFRLPSALDNRPLRFEEWEERSPRSIYVSATPGPYELRESNGEITELVVRPTGLVDPEVEIRPVGTQVDDLLSQINERVSWGDRVLVTTLTKRMAENLTEYLGEHGIKVRYLHSDVDTVERVEIIRDLRLGKFDVLVGINLLREGLDMPEVSLVAILDADKEGFLRSTGSLIQTIGRAARNLRGKAILYADKMTRSMQAAIDETSRRREKQVEFNAEHGIIPKSVHKPIVDILEGARDAGEAKSGKGKRRVSEDRAEYALPLNPAQAAARIKALEQEMYQHARDLEFEDAARLRDEIRKLKEASLG
- a CDS encoding GspH/FimT family pseudopilin, whose product is MRRTRLNFESRRRSWPAHRPHGLSLLELMITVALTAILLTLAVPSYQRFMERNRADTATYLLTSLFASARATAVTYRRITSVCPTDGTSPWCTSDGDWSHGWLMFTDPDGDRQPDTPDEVLRHERFPVHPSLRLRSSRGRPQLRYLPDGRSAGSNLTVKICDQSRVLVEVAVNNAGRPRVNRLRAGATCVR